A stretch of Ferribacterium limneticum DNA encodes these proteins:
- a CDS encoding Clp protease ClpP, translating to MHRQPSAPDEETLTDDLVPFRGLIRYEQQLPVRQVAYYLCGEIREPQYYTELFYTLRSASETDLVYIHINSSGGDFNTGLQIINNIFSSNARVVTILEARAYSMAALIFLSGDELIVHDNCQLMFHIYSGIFAGKGNEQQAEVTAVGNWFEKVMSRLCSPFLTETEIANILKGSDVWMDSDEIRRRLLRLQRAKTAARKKKAGKPAA from the coding sequence ATGCATCGCCAGCCTTCAGCACCCGATGAAGAAACGCTGACCGACGATCTGGTGCCGTTTCGTGGCTTGATTCGCTACGAACAGCAGTTGCCGGTTCGCCAGGTGGCTTATTACCTGTGCGGCGAAATTCGCGAGCCGCAATATTACACAGAGCTGTTTTATACCCTGCGCTCAGCCAGCGAGACCGATCTGGTCTACATCCACATCAATTCATCCGGTGGCGATTTCAATACCGGCCTGCAGATCATCAACAACATCTTTTCCTCGAACGCCCGGGTAGTGACGATTCTCGAGGCGCGAGCCTACTCGATGGCGGCGCTGATTTTCCTGAGCGGCGATGAGTTGATCGTGCATGACAACTGCCAGTTGATGTTCCACATTTATTCAGGGATTTTTGCCGGCAAGGGCAATGAACAGCAGGCCGAAGTGACTGCAGTGGGCAACTGGTTCGAGAAGGTGATGTCCCGGCTGTGTTCGCCTTTCCTGACGGAAACGGAGATCGCCAATATCCTGAAGGGCTCGGATGTCTGGATGGATTCCGACGAAATACGGCGTCGCCTGCTGCGCCTGCAAAGAGCCAAGACGGCTGCGCGAAAGAAGAAAGCCGGGAAACCTGCTGCTTGA
- a CDS encoding CZB domain-containing protein yields the protein MKRIDIDSAIRLHTQWRRQFLNAFAGGAYADMPLSEHRGCTLAKLLKEAEGTYVESPDYQELLAIHDRFHALANDIVDLSNNGLGDSADLLLPELNEASHQLVGHLDKLREQR from the coding sequence ATGAAGCGTATCGACATCGACAGCGCCATACGCTTGCACACCCAATGGCGCCGCCAGTTCCTCAACGCCTTCGCCGGTGGTGCCTACGCGGATATGCCGCTCTCCGAACACCGTGGCTGCACCCTTGCCAAGCTATTAAAAGAAGCCGAGGGCACTTACGTCGAGTCACCCGATTACCAGGAACTCCTTGCCATCCACGACCGTTTTCATGCGCTGGCCAACGACATCGTCGATCTCAGCAACAATGGCCTGGGTGACTCCGCCGACCTGCTGCTACCGGAACTCAACGAGGCCTCACACCAACTCGTCGGCCATTTGGATAAATTGCGGGAACAGCGTTAA
- a CDS encoding O-acetyl-ADP-ribose deacetylase translates to MIKSTPPHYLNGRVRLCVGDLTEQAVDAIVNAANSTLLGGGGVDGAIHRRGGPAILDACRELRRNQWPSGLPTGKVAITGGGKLPARHVIHTVGPIYGQHGGKEPELLAACYRNAIELAASLELKSLAFPSISTGAFGFPAEKAALIVSQSLHKTLDEITAIDEIRLVFFNASQMETFIAHQKFPR, encoded by the coding sequence ATGATCAAAAGCACCCCGCCCCACTATCTGAACGGACGAGTCCGCCTCTGTGTCGGTGACCTGACCGAGCAAGCGGTCGACGCTATCGTCAATGCGGCCAACAGCACGCTACTCGGCGGCGGCGGAGTTGATGGGGCGATTCATCGACGTGGCGGCCCGGCCATCCTCGACGCCTGCCGCGAACTTCGCCGTAACCAGTGGCCCAGCGGTTTACCCACCGGGAAGGTTGCAATTACCGGCGGCGGAAAACTCCCGGCTCGCCATGTCATCCACACCGTCGGACCCATCTATGGGCAACACGGCGGTAAAGAACCCGAACTGCTTGCGGCCTGCTATCGCAACGCCATTGAACTGGCCGCCAGTCTTGAATTGAAAAGCCTCGCCTTTCCTTCAATCTCAACCGGCGCCTTTGGCTTTCCGGCTGAGAAAGCCGCGCTCATCGTTTCGCAGTCGCTGCATAAAACTCTCGACGAAATAACGGCAATTGATGAAATTCGACTGGTATTTTTCAACGCATCACAGATGGAAACCTTCATCGCTCACCAGAAATTTCCTCGCTGA
- a CDS encoding DUF2917 domain-containing protein — protein MKIDLVSSELCLTNGNPIRLTKACGVRIRCISGTIWITLPDRLADIFLGAGESYLIDAQGLVLVESINEGRVRMEIAPKCHALTKLLEWPRCARIKRWHKQFTASI, from the coding sequence ATGAAAATCGATCTCGTTTCCAGCGAGCTATGCCTGACGAACGGTAATCCGATTCGCCTGACCAAGGCCTGCGGTGTTCGGATCCGTTGTATCAGCGGCACGATCTGGATAACGCTGCCAGACAGGCTGGCCGATATTTTTTTGGGCGCTGGCGAAAGCTATCTGATTGATGCTCAAGGACTAGTACTTGTCGAGAGCATCAACGAAGGCCGGGTCCGCATGGAGATAGCGCCCAAATGCCATGCGCTAACGAAATTGCTCGAATGGCCAAGGTGCGCCCGCATCAAGCGCTGGCATAAGCAATTTACTGCCAGTATCTGA
- a CDS encoding aminotransferase-like domain-containing protein — protein MSEQLLRYEQLASELAGMIESSVLSRGDRLPSVRQLSKERRLSVSTVLQALHQLEDRGLVEARPQSGYFVRQAKTSHAEPLLRSTPEAPMPVDISQRLVRVLQAGTRPGVPPLAAALPAPALLPVAALNRLYAGVARRHPALLSGGSHINMDEPALVRQLVRRSLAWGGPIPAEEFVITNSCTESLGLCLRAVTKPGDTVAVESPAYYLMLQLLETLGLKALEIPTDPRTGMSLDALELATRQGGIAACLLVSNGSNPLGCVMPDDKKRLFAALTAARGVAVIEDDIYGDLHLGKERPWPIKAYDKAGNVMLCSSFSKSLSPSLRIGFVAAGRYRSAIALHKTITSGGTNPITQHVLAEYLESGAYDRHLRTLRRAYERQVEAMRLAVSRYFPAATRIAQPQGGYVLWVELPEEFDTTRLYEQAITENLAYVPGELFSPSGMYRNCLRLNCGNPHTPEIEDAIRRLGAIFSRPQIK, from the coding sequence ATGAGCGAACAACTTCTACGTTATGAACAGCTGGCCAGCGAACTGGCTGGCATGATCGAAAGCAGCGTGCTCAGTCGTGGCGATCGGCTGCCATCCGTCAGGCAACTATCGAAAGAGCGGCGCTTGTCGGTGTCCACCGTGCTCCAGGCGCTCCACCAGCTTGAAGACCGTGGGCTGGTCGAAGCGCGCCCCCAGTCGGGATATTTCGTTCGCCAGGCAAAAACAAGCCATGCCGAACCGCTGCTGCGTTCGACCCCTGAAGCGCCCATGCCGGTTGATATCTCGCAGCGCCTGGTCAGGGTTTTGCAGGCCGGCACCAGGCCGGGGGTGCCCCCGCTGGCCGCCGCGCTACCGGCTCCGGCGTTGTTGCCGGTGGCCGCCTTGAATCGCCTCTATGCGGGCGTCGCCCGGCGCCATCCGGCGTTGCTGTCGGGTGGCAGCCATATCAACATGGATGAACCGGCCCTGGTTCGGCAATTGGTGCGCCGCTCCCTGGCATGGGGTGGCCCCATTCCAGCGGAGGAATTCGTCATTACCAATTCCTGTACCGAGTCGCTGGGGTTATGCCTTCGGGCTGTCACCAAACCCGGTGATACGGTGGCCGTCGAGTCGCCAGCCTATTACCTGATGCTGCAACTGTTGGAAACTTTGGGCTTGAAGGCGCTGGAGATACCGACCGATCCGCGCACCGGGATGTCGCTCGATGCGCTGGAACTTGCGACCCGCCAGGGTGGGATTGCGGCTTGCCTGCTTGTCTCGAATGGCAGCAACCCGCTGGGTTGTGTGATGCCTGACGATAAAAAGCGTCTTTTCGCGGCGCTTACGGCAGCGCGCGGCGTGGCGGTGATCGAAGACGATATCTATGGTGATTTGCACCTCGGCAAAGAGCGACCCTGGCCGATCAAGGCCTACGACAAGGCAGGGAATGTCATGCTCTGTTCGTCGTTTTCGAAAAGCCTGTCACCGTCGTTGCGAATCGGTTTTGTCGCGGCCGGTCGCTACCGTTCGGCGATTGCCTTGCACAAGACCATTACCAGCGGCGGGACCAATCCCATTACCCAGCATGTGCTGGCCGAATATCTTGAGTCGGGGGCCTACGATCGTCACTTGCGAACGCTGCGCCGGGCCTACGAACGACAGGTCGAGGCGATGCGGCTGGCTGTCAGCCGGTATTTTCCGGCGGCGACCCGTATTGCCCAGCCACAGGGGGGCTATGTGCTGTGGGTCGAGTTGCCGGAAGAATTCGATACCACCCGGCTTTACGAGCAGGCGATTACGGAAAATCTGGCTTATGTGCCGGGCGAACTGTTTTCACCCAGCGGCATGTATCGCAACTGTCTGCGCCTCAATTGCGGCAACCCGCACACGCCGGAAATCGAGGACGCCATAAGACGCCTGGGCGCCATCTTTTCCCGCCCCCAAATCAAATGA
- a CDS encoding SurA N-terminal domain-containing protein: MFDAVRNNKRIVQVFLALITLPFAFFGVDSYMNGIGSGGDVATIGSVKITQQQFQQTLRDQQERLRTQLGAQFDAKMLDNPEARKAILDDLINQRLLLVEAGKKRMFASDDAIRQTIGAIEAFKVDGKFSSERYEAALRAQGMSPAGFEAQLRQDLTLQQLATAVGQSGLVARTVSDRLLALQTEKREVMEYRFSLDSYLDKVKLAEDAGKKFYDENSTQFQMPEQAKAEYVVLSMEAISSQLSVTDAEVKAWYDGHKDRFLQAEERRASHVLVASEKLGKDKAKAKAVELLAEIRKNPAAFGDLAKKNSDDPGSASKGGDLGFFGRGMMVKSFEDTAFSLKDGEISGVVESDFGFHIIKLTGIHAAKEKPLADVKGEIEAELKKTGASRKFAEAAEAFSNMVYEQSDSLKPVAEKFKLTVKQSDWLGRQANPANGVLGNEKILAALFSDDSVKNKRNTEAVEIAPNTLVAARIVDYKPTALQPFDGVKASIETMLKRKEAQVLAVKDGEARLDALQKGEDKLTWGAAKAVSRLDSRLIPPPAAQSVFRMEAGKLPAYTGVELPGAGYALFKLTKVIAGENLDDATKKGMLQQLGNLVAKEEMQLYLAALRSRYKVEINQAALEAKEK, encoded by the coding sequence ATGTTCGACGCAGTCCGCAACAACAAAAGAATCGTCCAGGTTTTCCTTGCGCTGATCACGCTGCCGTTTGCCTTTTTCGGCGTTGATTCCTATATGAATGGAATTGGGTCAGGTGGCGATGTGGCCACCATCGGCAGTGTGAAAATTACCCAGCAGCAATTCCAGCAAACGCTGCGAGATCAGCAGGAGCGCTTGCGTACCCAGCTGGGCGCCCAGTTCGATGCCAAGATGCTGGATAACCCCGAGGCCCGCAAGGCGATTCTCGATGACCTGATCAACCAGCGCCTGCTGTTGGTGGAAGCCGGCAAGAAGCGGATGTTCGCCAGCGACGACGCGATACGCCAGACGATTGGTGCCATCGAGGCCTTCAAGGTCGATGGCAAGTTTTCCAGCGAGCGCTACGAAGCAGCCTTGCGCGCCCAAGGCATGTCGCCGGCCGGTTTTGAAGCCCAACTGCGTCAGGATCTGACTCTGCAGCAACTGGCTACAGCTGTCGGGCAATCCGGTCTGGTGGCGCGTACCGTCAGCGACCGCCTGCTTGCCTTGCAGACTGAAAAGCGCGAGGTGATGGAGTATCGCTTCAGCCTTGATAGCTACCTCGACAAGGTCAAACTGGCTGAAGATGCCGGCAAGAAGTTCTACGACGAAAACAGCACGCAATTCCAGATGCCGGAGCAGGCCAAGGCCGAATACGTGGTGTTGTCGATGGAGGCGATCAGCTCGCAGTTGTCAGTGACCGATGCCGAAGTCAAGGCCTGGTACGACGGCCACAAGGATCGTTTTCTGCAGGCCGAAGAACGCCGCGCCAGCCATGTCCTGGTGGCTTCCGAAAAGCTGGGCAAGGACAAGGCCAAAGCCAAGGCGGTGGAACTTCTGGCTGAAATCCGCAAAAACCCGGCTGCCTTCGGCGATCTGGCCAAGAAGAATTCCGATGATCCGGGTTCTGCCTCCAAGGGTGGCGATCTTGGCTTCTTCGGTCGCGGCATGATGGTGAAATCTTTTGAAGACACTGCCTTCAGCCTGAAGGATGGTGAAATTTCCGGGGTTGTCGAATCGGATTTCGGCTTCCACATTATCAAGCTGACCGGTATTCATGCTGCCAAGGAAAAGCCGCTGGCTGACGTCAAGGGCGAAATTGAAGCCGAGTTGAAGAAGACGGGTGCTTCCCGCAAGTTTGCCGAAGCCGCCGAAGCATTCAGCAACATGGTTTATGAGCAATCGGACAGCCTGAAGCCGGTGGCCGAGAAGTTCAAGCTGACCGTCAAGCAGTCCGACTGGCTGGGCCGTCAGGCCAACCCGGCGAATGGCGTGCTCGGCAACGAGAAAATCCTCGCCGCCTTGTTCTCCGACGATTCGGTCAAGAACAAGCGCAATACCGAGGCTGTCGAAATCGCACCGAATACGCTGGTTGCCGCACGTATTGTCGATTACAAGCCGACGGCCCTGCAGCCGTTCGATGGCGTCAAGGCCAGCATCGAAACCATGCTGAAGCGCAAGGAAGCGCAGGTCTTGGCGGTCAAGGATGGCGAGGCTCGTCTCGACGCGCTGCAAAAGGGTGAAGACAAACTGACCTGGGGCGCGGCCAAAGCTGTGTCGCGTCTGGATTCCCGCTTGATTCCGCCACCGGCCGCACAGTCGGTGTTTCGGATGGAGGCTGGCAAGTTGCCGGCTTACACCGGCGTCGAACTGCCGGGGGCTGGATACGCCTTGTTCAAGCTGACCAAGGTGATTGCCGGTGAGAACCTGGATGACGCCACCAAAAAAGGCATGTTGCAGCAACTCGGCAATCTGGTTGCCAAGGAGGAAATGCAACTTTATCTGGCGGCACTGCGTAGCCGCTATAAGGTTGAGATCAATCAGGCGGCACTGGAAGCCAAGGAAAAGTAA
- a CDS encoding PAS domain S-box protein yields MTSNPGSAGKRHGILRLLWGAAFLVNLFVVGMVLLMLERNRQQEVNQAETLTENYSKILEESLAGFISKIDITLLTVAEEVERQLATGGIDQKALEKYIAHQDAHIPEALGLRVVDAQGIIRYAINDIKIRNASIADRPQFIRLRDDPQAGLVISKPILGRAADKWMVTLGRRINHPDGSFAGDVHVAVAVDHFIGMFAKLNLGENGNVGLWDKTTLIARYTKTDTHGATVGTSNPSSDLRALLASNQTAASYHTRSGVDGITRTFYYRQLGQYPLYLIVGLADEDYLAKWRKDSLNTVMLAGLFVLASLISSFLIGRAWKRREADRDALLRQDAAYTAKLEQYNRATDAAWRQSELILSSAAEGICGVDLAGRVIFVNPAARKMFGWDEEEGVGLDLHALTHHHDMDGKPYDNKDCQVFKTLQDGERRHVSDGLYWRKDGSSFPVEFTVSSIERDGRITGAVNVFRDISERKQIEAELERHHRHLEDLVQQRTSELMQTEARASHILHSSADGLYGIDCKGIITFINPAACAILGYKAEQVIGLPAHSLLHHSQPDGSPYPAADCPSYKALRLGQKVRVNDEVYWHADGHAVPVMYATHPMLQDGEITGAVTSFVDVSVQRAAAQAREQALIAAENLARVKSEFLANMSHEIRTPLNGVLGFAQIGYRNYQNSEKARDSFAKIQLSGNRLLGIINDILDFSKIEAGKLRIEQTEVVLSEVIEHALDLVRERAQAKQIDLRVELASDLPKTCISDPLRMGQVLLNILSNAVKFTEAGSVTLSLDCRDGMLVFKVTDTGIGMNAEQIGALFNPFHQADASASRKFGGTGLGLAISKRILELMNGNVSVNSCTGVGSSIEFCFPYVMPEGAAETQPNLQDEMGEGKKPLAGISILVADDEAINRMVLEEILVEYGAGVVLVENGQEAVARVMHDGRDAYDVVLMDIQMPEMDGFEATRRILEQAPDLPIIAQTAHAFNEEREKCFAAGMVDHIAKPIEPEALGEMIRQHVLVKP; encoded by the coding sequence ATGACCAGTAATCCGGGTTCGGCCGGGAAACGTCACGGCATTCTGCGATTGCTATGGGGTGCTGCGTTTCTGGTTAACTTGTTTGTCGTCGGCATGGTTCTCCTGATGCTTGAAAGAAACCGGCAACAGGAGGTCAATCAGGCGGAGACGCTGACCGAGAATTACTCGAAGATCCTGGAGGAGAGTCTTGCCGGTTTCATCAGCAAGATCGATATCACGCTGCTGACCGTTGCCGAAGAGGTGGAGCGGCAGCTCGCCACTGGCGGGATTGATCAAAAGGCGCTGGAGAAGTACATCGCGCACCAGGATGCCCATATTCCGGAGGCGCTTGGTCTGCGCGTGGTCGATGCACAGGGCATCATCCGGTATGCGATCAATGACATCAAGATTCGCAACGCCAGTATTGCCGACCGTCCGCAGTTCATCCGCCTGCGGGACGATCCGCAGGCTGGTCTGGTTATTTCGAAGCCTATCCTGGGTCGTGCCGCCGACAAATGGATGGTTACCTTGGGGCGCCGTATCAACCATCCCGATGGCTCTTTCGCTGGCGATGTCCATGTCGCCGTTGCGGTGGATCATTTCATTGGCATGTTTGCCAAGCTCAATTTGGGCGAGAACGGTAATGTCGGCTTGTGGGACAAGACCACCCTGATAGCGCGTTATACAAAGACGGATACTCATGGCGCAACGGTGGGGACAAGCAATCCCTCTTCGGACTTGCGGGCGCTGCTCGCTTCGAACCAGACTGCTGCCAGCTACCACACCCGTTCCGGGGTGGACGGGATTACCCGAACCTTCTACTACCGTCAGCTTGGTCAATACCCGCTCTACCTGATTGTCGGGCTGGCCGATGAGGACTACCTGGCCAAGTGGCGAAAGGATTCGCTGAATACCGTGATGTTGGCCGGACTGTTCGTGCTGGCCAGTCTGATTTCGTCATTCTTGATTGGTCGCGCCTGGAAAAGACGAGAGGCAGACCGTGATGCGCTACTGCGTCAGGATGCGGCATATACCGCCAAGCTCGAGCAGTACAACCGGGCTACCGATGCAGCATGGCGCCAAAGCGAACTAATCCTCTCGTCAGCCGCGGAAGGCATCTGCGGCGTCGATCTGGCGGGGCGGGTTATTTTCGTCAATCCGGCAGCACGCAAGATGTTTGGCTGGGATGAGGAAGAGGGCGTCGGGCTCGATCTGCATGCCCTGACGCACCATCACGATATGGATGGAAAACCTTACGACAACAAGGATTGCCAGGTTTTCAAGACGCTGCAAGATGGGGAGCGGCGACATGTCAGCGATGGCCTTTATTGGCGCAAGGACGGCTCATCCTTTCCGGTCGAATTTACAGTCTCGTCCATTGAGCGGGACGGAAGGATCACCGGGGCAGTCAACGTCTTTCGGGATATCTCCGAGCGCAAACAGATTGAAGCCGAACTGGAGCGCCATCATCGCCATCTTGAAGATCTGGTCCAGCAGCGAACGTCCGAACTGATGCAAACAGAGGCTAGGGCCAGCCATATTTTGCACTCCAGTGCCGACGGCCTGTATGGTATTGACTGCAAGGGAATCATCACCTTCATCAATCCGGCGGCCTGCGCGATACTCGGCTACAAGGCCGAGCAGGTCATCGGCCTCCCTGCGCATTCCTTGCTTCACCACAGCCAGCCGGATGGATCTCCTTATCCGGCGGCGGATTGCCCCAGTTACAAGGCCTTGCGACTCGGCCAGAAGGTTCGTGTCAACGATGAGGTTTACTGGCATGCCGACGGCCACGCCGTCCCGGTGATGTACGCCACTCACCCCATGTTGCAGGATGGCGAAATTACCGGTGCCGTCACCAGCTTTGTCGATGTCAGCGTTCAGCGGGCGGCGGCACAGGCGAGGGAACAGGCGCTGATTGCCGCAGAGAATCTGGCCCGGGTAAAGAGTGAATTCCTGGCCAACATGAGCCATGAAATCCGCACACCGCTCAACGGCGTCCTGGGGTTTGCCCAGATTGGCTATCGCAATTACCAGAATAGCGAGAAGGCGAGGGATTCTTTTGCCAAGATCCAGCTTTCCGGCAATCGTCTGCTCGGGATCATCAACGACATTCTCGACTTTTCCAAGATCGAGGCCGGCAAGCTACGCATCGAGCAGACGGAGGTGGTTCTTTCGGAGGTCATCGAACATGCCCTCGATCTGGTTCGGGAGCGTGCCCAGGCCAAGCAGATTGATCTTCGGGTTGAACTTGCCTCCGATCTGCCGAAAACCTGTATCAGCGACCCATTGCGCATGGGGCAGGTGCTTCTCAACATACTTTCCAATGCCGTCAAATTCACCGAGGCCGGCAGCGTTACCCTGTCACTCGACTGCCGGGATGGCATGTTGGTCTTCAAGGTAACAGACACCGGCATTGGCATGAATGCAGAGCAGATTGGCGCCTTGTTCAATCCATTTCATCAGGCAGACGCTTCGGCCAGCCGGAAGTTTGGCGGTACCGGTCTTGGTCTGGCGATCAGCAAACGTATTCTGGAGTTGATGAATGGAAATGTCAGCGTCAACAGTTGCACTGGCGTTGGCAGCAGCATCGAGTTTTGTTTTCCCTACGTAATGCCGGAGGGGGCAGCGGAAACGCAACCCAACTTGCAGGACGAAATGGGCGAGGGGAAAAAGCCATTGGCGGGTATTTCGATACTGGTGGCCGATGACGAGGCCATCAATCGCATGGTGCTCGAAGAGATTTTGGTCGAATACGGTGCCGGTGTGGTTCTGGTTGAAAATGGCCAGGAGGCGGTGGCGCGCGTGATGCACGACGGCCGGGATGCCTACGATGTGGTGCTGATGGATATCCAGATGCCGGAGATGGATGGGTTTGAAGCGACGCGCCGGATACTCGAACAGGCCCCTGATCTGCCGATCATTGCCCAGACGGCTCACGCCTTCAATGAAGAGCGGGAAAAGTGTTTTGCTGCCGGCATGGTCGATCACATCGCCAAGCCGATAGAGCCTGAGGCGCTGGGGGAAATGATCCGCCAGCATGTGCTGGTCAAGCCATAA
- the fabI gene encoding enoyl-ACP reductase FabI has protein sequence MGFLADKKILITGLLSKHSIAYGIAKACHREGAQLAFSYQNERFLDRINKFAAEFDSTLVFPLDVGSDEQIDNLFVELAKHWDGLDGLVHSIAYAPTEAIEGDFLNGITREAFRIAHEISSYSYPALVKAARPMMQGRKSAALALSYLGAERTMPNYNTMGLAKASLEAATRYLAFCLGPEGIRANAISAGPIKTLAASGIGNFGKLLAYNSHNAPLRRNVTIEEVGNAAAFMLSDLASGITGEIMYVDGGMNTVALGNADPLPA, from the coding sequence ATGGGCTTTCTCGCCGACAAGAAAATTCTGATCACCGGACTGCTGTCCAAGCATTCCATCGCCTATGGCATCGCCAAGGCCTGCCATCGTGAAGGTGCCCAACTCGCCTTTTCGTACCAGAATGAACGGTTTTTGGACCGTATCAACAAATTTGCCGCTGAATTCGACAGCACGCTGGTTTTCCCGCTGGATGTCGGTAGCGATGAGCAGATTGATAATCTGTTCGTCGAACTGGCCAAGCACTGGGATGGACTGGATGGCTTGGTTCATTCCATTGCCTACGCCCCGACCGAAGCAATCGAAGGCGATTTCCTGAACGGCATCACCCGTGAAGCTTTCCGCATCGCCCACGAAATTTCATCGTACAGCTACCCGGCGCTGGTCAAGGCTGCTCGCCCGATGATGCAGGGTCGCAAGAGCGCTGCGCTCGCCCTCTCCTATCTCGGCGCCGAGCGCACCATGCCGAACTACAACACCATGGGCCTGGCCAAGGCCAGCCTGGAAGCGGCAACCCGTTACCTGGCCTTCTGTCTCGGCCCTGAAGGCATCCGTGCCAACGCCATCTCGGCCGGCCCGATCAAGACCCTGGCGGCTTCCGGCATCGGCAATTTTGGCAAGCTGCTGGCCTACAACTCGCACAATGCACCGCTGCGTCGCAACGTGACCATCGAGGAAGTCGGCAACGCCGCCGCCTTCATGCTGTCCGACCTGGCCAGCGGCATCACCGGTGAAATCATGTACGTCGATGGCGGCATGAACACCGTGGCGCTGGGTAACGCTGACCCGCTGCCCGCCTAA
- a CDS encoding electron transfer flavoprotein-ubiquinone oxidoreductase, with the protein MERESMEFDVVIVGGGPAGLASAIRLKQLAAEKGVDLGVCLIEKGAEIGAHILSGAVMDPRALTELLPSWQEDGAPLNAPVSEDRFFILSETGATKVPNSLLPSCFHNEGNYVISLGNVCRWLGEQAEALGVEIYPGFAGAEVLFDENGAVKGVATGDMGRLHDGSEGPNFQMGMELLGKYTFFAEGCRGHLGKQLMEKFNLNADTDPQTYGIGLKELWEIDPDKHQLGLVIHSGGWPMQPDTYGGGFLYHLENNQIAVGFVVGLGYSNPHLSPYEEFQRFKTHPEIRKFLEGGKRIAYGARALTAGGLQSLPKLTFPGGVLVGDDAGFLNAARIKGTHCAIKTGSLAAEACFEALTAERQRDELSAYPESFKKSWLFEELHQTRNFKPWMNKGLMLGSIMFGIDQVLLRGKAPWTLHNRKADHAKLKPAAECEPITYPKPDGVITFDRLSSVFLSSTNHEEDQPCHLQLKDASVPISVNLAKYDAPEQRFCPAGVYEILRDESGGSPRLQINAQNCVHCKTCDIKDPTQNINWVVPQGGEGPTYPNM; encoded by the coding sequence ATGGAACGCGAATCCATGGAATTTGACGTCGTCATCGTTGGTGGCGGCCCGGCTGGCTTGGCTTCGGCCATTCGGCTGAAACAACTGGCAGCAGAAAAAGGGGTTGATCTGGGCGTCTGCCTGATCGAGAAAGGCGCCGAAATCGGCGCCCATATTCTTTCCGGCGCCGTCATGGACCCGCGTGCCCTGACCGAACTATTGCCCAGCTGGCAGGAAGACGGTGCCCCGCTCAACGCCCCTGTTTCCGAGGATCGCTTTTTCATTCTCTCCGAAACCGGCGCCACCAAAGTACCGAACAGCCTGCTGCCCAGTTGCTTTCACAATGAAGGCAATTACGTCATTTCTCTGGGTAATGTCTGCCGCTGGCTCGGCGAACAGGCCGAAGCGCTGGGCGTCGAAATCTACCCAGGCTTTGCCGGCGCCGAAGTGCTGTTTGATGAGAACGGTGCCGTCAAGGGCGTAGCTACCGGCGACATGGGACGCCTGCACGATGGTTCCGAAGGCCCGAACTTTCAGATGGGCATGGAACTGCTCGGCAAATACACTTTCTTCGCCGAAGGTTGCCGCGGCCATCTCGGCAAGCAGTTGATGGAAAAATTCAACCTCAACGCGGATACCGATCCACAAACCTACGGCATTGGCCTTAAGGAATTGTGGGAAATCGATCCGGACAAACACCAACTCGGCCTCGTCATTCATAGCGGCGGCTGGCCGATGCAGCCGGACACCTACGGCGGCGGCTTTCTCTATCATCTGGAAAACAACCAGATCGCCGTCGGTTTCGTCGTCGGCCTCGGCTACAGCAACCCGCACCTGTCACCCTACGAAGAATTCCAGCGCTTCAAGACCCATCCGGAAATCCGCAAGTTCCTCGAAGGTGGCAAACGCATCGCTTATGGCGCCCGTGCCCTGACTGCCGGCGGCCTGCAGTCACTGCCCAAGCTGACTTTCCCCGGCGGCGTGCTGGTCGGTGATGATGCCGGCTTCCTGAATGCCGCGCGCATCAAAGGCACGCACTGCGCCATCAAAACCGGCTCATTGGCAGCCGAAGCCTGTTTTGAAGCACTAACGGCCGAACGCCAGCGCGACGAACTGAGCGCCTATCCTGAAAGCTTCAAGAAGAGCTGGTTGTTCGAAGAACTGCACCAGACGCGCAATTTCAAACCGTGGATGAACAAAGGCCTGATGCTCGGCTCCATCATGTTCGGCATTGATCAGGTCTTGTTGCGTGGCAAGGCACCATGGACCCTGCACAACCGCAAGGCCGACCACGCCAAGCTGAAACCGGCGGCCGAATGCGAACCCATCACCTATCCCAAGCCGGATGGCGTGATCACCTTTGACCGCCTGTCTTCTGTTTTCCTTTCCAGCACCAACCATGAGGAAGACCAGCCCTGCCATCTGCAGTTAAAAGATGCCAGCGTTCCCATCAGCGTCAATCTCGCCAAATACGACGCCCCGGAACAACGTTTCTGCCCGGCTGGCGTCTATGAAATCCTGCGCGATGAAAGCGGTGGAAGTCCTCGTCTGCAGATCAATGCCCAGAATTGTGTCCACTGCAAGACCTGCGACATCAAGGACCCGACGCAAAACATCAACTGGGTTGTGCCGCAAGGCGGCGAAGGCCCGACTTACCCGAATATGTAG